A segment of the Candidatus Neomarinimicrobiota bacterium genome:
ATTTATTTACAGCTGGAGGTTGTGTACCAAGCACTGTTCTGCCACCCCAGTACCAGGTATCGAGACCAGGAGTATGATAACCGGGCGCACGATAGCCAAACTGAAGCCCGATACCATCAACCGTGTCTACCATGGCAATCATATTATCTGCACCCAAGGAATCAATATAGTCCGGCGGTTGCTCAATCATAAACCACCAGGAGATTGTCTGGGCTGCATCGGGTGCAGGCATATTTTTCACCGGGGCGAAAATATATGCAGAGGTACCATTAAAACGGTAAGCACTTTTTGTATTTCCAAATCTGTCGCTGGTCAGTGTCGCCTCATGCACTAAGGCATTGTTTTGGTTGTGGCTCTCATCAGAGGCATCCCCACTAAAGGAATAATGGGCAACAAGACCTGGTATTTCCTTTTTCGTACAGGATGTAACTGATAATATGAGTATGGAGAGAAATATAACACTTAATCTGAACATGTCTTTTGCCTTACCTGTCCATTGGATTTACAAATTCATTGTGGAGATTAATCTCCGGCAACTCCCGACAATGTTCAGC
Coding sequences within it:
- a CDS encoding LamG domain-containing protein, which translates into the protein MPAPDAAQTISWWFMIEQPPDYIDSLGADNMIAMVDTVDGIGLQFGYRAPGYHTPGLDTWYWGGRTVLGTQPPAVNKWHHCIYTYDGRTHRFYLNGLLRSQSEVEPQAGTPEILMFGNYPGGNQFFAGALDEVRIYNRVLSHSEIEFVFKH